The stretch of DNA AGCACCAGCATGACCAAAGCCACAAACAACCCAGCAAAGATGAAACCACACAGCAGGGAGCGAGCGAATTCCCCGATCCCCTTACTCACCCCATACTCCATGTCTAGCGCAATTGGGAAGTTCCCATCCATACCGCCACTCGTCTTGTTCATCCTCATAATCTCCAGCGCATTAAGGATACCGCTTACTTCATCAGATCGGCTCTGCTTCAAGCCACCAATGGCCAATTTCAGCATCCCCTCACCCTCCACGTCAACAATAAAGTCAATGTAATAAGGATAGGCCAAGAATCCGGTGCTGCTAGAGAGATCGAAATCCTTGACTGCAAGATTGCCATTGATGTAGATATTGAAGTAGAGCTCATACAACGCCTTGCTAACAATGTCACAGAAGTGCATACGCACGAGGTACCGGCTGCCAGCAGGCACGGGGAAACCCCAAGTCACATTGGCCCCTGGCTTCACTGATCTCGCAGAGCTGTAGACATTGTCAGGAGCCACCTCCCGGGTCATCTGCCTGCTGCCCTTGGGATAAGCGATCCGGCCACTGAACGACCATACCTTGTAGTTGGCCGAGTCCGTGCCAACGAGGAAGTCCGCATCGTTAACCCATGTCCGCCACAGCGTGTCATTGAACGGTGTGACCTTACGACCGGCGATGGTGATCCTGTAGAGAGTCTCAAACACCTGGGATGAAAGCCCGTCGATCTGAGCGGCGCCGCCGGATGTGACGAGGGTGCCAATGTCGCCAACGATCTCCTCGGGTGCAGAGAGGAGCTCGATGGCGTTGATGAAGGCGGTGGAGCCCGAGTCAGGGACGAAGGTGAGGACGACGACGTCGGAATCCACGGGGAGGATGAACTCCTTGACGACGGGGGACGAGGCGGTGAAGTTGTGGAGGAGGAGCAAACCCCCGGCGCCCACGTGGAAGCGGGAGGCGGAGAGGGCGGGGCCGAAGGGGTAGAAGTGGAGGCGGAGGATGTggtgcccgcggcggcggacggcgaggtCGTAGGACGCGCGGCAGGAGAAGACCCGCGCGGAGGCGTGGAgaggggaaggcggcggcgtggagcccgggggcgcggcggaggagagggTCGGGGCGGGGGAGCGGAGGCGGGTGGAGGCGCAGCCGGAGTCCGGGACGAAgcggcggccgtcggggaggaCGGCCGGGGCCTCCGCGCCGCACGCGAGGAGGTGGTTGTCCGCCGGGGCGtaccgcgcggcggcgacggcggtggcggagcagaggacgccgaggaggaggacggcgaggcggcaAGCGGTTGGTGGGGAAGCCATGGCGGTGGGGAACGGGGAGGTGGTGGATTTGGGTGGCGATTTGTTGTGTCGTAGGAGGGGGGAAATGGAGTTTGATTAATTAATTCAGCGCGTCGAGCTGGGGGAGACGAGACGACTCGGGTGGCGTGGCGGGGCCCGACGCGTCGTGGCGGTGCAGGTGGTTTTtgcctctctcttttttgagAAAACGGTGGTTTTTGCCTTTTGGTTTGGTCTGGTCTTCGACACTCGACGCGCTAGTTCTTGGGCCCTAGGATTTTCTCATGGGTGTCCAggtttgtgaattgtgatgggTCAGATGGGAAGATCTATGTTTGTACACGGTCAGCCCAAACAGCTCATTTCCATCTTTATACTCGATCTCGCTTTTGTACACTAAAAAAATTAtctacttttctttttctttttagacGAAAACAGGGGGCAAGctcactttttttttgcgaaacacTGCTCGCATTGCTTTTCAGTGTTAACTTTTTCTTTTGTGGAATGTGGCATTGGCCACTATTGGCCCTAGCATGTACCTATATCATAAACTTAGGTTGAGTTACTTCGGAAATAATTTCATCCTCACTCGGTTCTTGAATATATGTGGTTTAGAACGGATGTAGTAACATGCTTTTTGTGTTTTGCGAGCTCAAAAAGAAAGTAGTTCCTCTATAGTAACTGGAGAGGGACTACCCTCATAGGTCCCATGCCCGCTGGACCAGCACGTAAGTGGAAGAGTTCCCTGCAGTTACCGCAGAGAAGACTCGCCCGCTCAAAACAAGCACCGGAAAATGCCCCGTGCcatcggatttttttttttgaaaagatcatCGGAAAAATAAAGACCATCGGATATTAATTAGCCAAGAGCACAGCGAGCCAAGACGATTCTCAAGTCTGAAGATATTATTGCTCTGATTAGTCCATCGTGCTTGTCATGATCACACGAAGTTTCTTTTTTCCCAACCCTGAACCGTGTTCTTATTTCCCCCCTCTTTTTCCCCGGTCTCCACGGCACCATTAATCCGGTTGAGAGAGTGACAATTGTTTATGAGCCAGCTGTGTAGTATGTCCCCCTTTAGCTAGTCTTACGACCCAGCTGACCAATGTTCAGCTCAATAAACGATATCTAaatgaggccctgtttagttcccaaaaaatttcatacAGTACTCgttacatcgaatttttggacacatgcatggagtattaaatacagttaaaaaaatatctagttacacaatctaactgattagcaacagatgaatcttttaagtctaattaatccatgattagatattatttgtcaagtaacaacgaaatgtgctacagtaccaaaacccaaacattttcgcgaactaaacacaacctgAATGAACCTGGCAAGTGGCaatggccctgtttgtttcaaTCTAGAGATCCTAGATCACGCAATCCGAAAAAAGAATTTTGCATATATGgagtgctaaatgaagtctatttgcaaaacctttttagggatgggtataactttttcgcgatgaatctaatgacggtaattaaccgatgattgactacagtgatgctacagtaacttgatgctacagtaactgccctctaatcacgcgatcaaaggtctcattagattcttcagggttcctagggcggggttctggagttggttttgtaaactggctttgtttaACATCGTAATTAGCAGTCGAAATTTTCTAGTACACTCTAATAGAACAAATCAAACAGGGCCAATGCATAACAGGGAACCGTCGGCGAATACTAGAATCCGGCGAGCATCAGGCTGACGTTGAGCACACGTTGACAGGCACTGAGCGACATTTCCCCACTGAGAATTGTTCAGGCCAAACTTCTTTGGCTCGGTATTGCAGTTGGCCCTACCATACTAGTATCTGGTTGTGCCGCTGCGGTTGCGTGTGGTGTGTGTGACCGCTTCCACTTGAGAGCTGAGGAGAAGAAAATGGCCGCAAAGTTTTGTTTGTTCCTATGCGAACGGTCTTACAGACCGACGATCATCTAATAAATtatacaaaataaattatataaaCAGCTCAATCAATCAATGACTAGTCAATTTGTTTTGGCCGCATGCATGCATTACAAATTACAATTAGTACAACGAGCATAtttagatgatatgatgatatacaaccttgtaaaatattttgtccaaacTTGACTTCCTTTGTGGGATATGAAAATATCAAATTTCAAGTCAGAAAGCtgtccagatgatttgttagaaatttgttattttcataTCTCActaacgaagtcgagtttggagaTATTTTACaatgttgtgtatcatcatatcatctatatgagtgatttttttggtgaatttaaacGATTTTTTTGCCATGGTTTACACGGGTTTTCATGAAGATTGCCCTTTAATTTTGTACAGATTAGCGAATTCTGCAGCAGCTTAATTAGCTTCTGAATTTCTTGCATTGGCTGTGTCCTATACTATCTGAAGTCTGAATGTGACTCGGATTGCACGACCGGCGGCACAGGATCATCAGTCATCAAATCATCGCCCCTCGCCGCTGCTCAGCTGGGAGAACACCTTGCTGTTGACGCCGCCCACGTCGGTGACGCTGACGGCCGTCTCGTCGGTGTCGCCGGTGGTGAGGAAGCtggtcgacgacgacggcacCCAGCGCGGCACCACGACGTCGTCGGGGAACTGCGCGCCGACGGCGCCGCTGTCCTCGAAGGCGTCCCGGCGCACGTGCGTCTCCTGCAGCTGCAGGCAGTACTCGAGGTTCCAGAGCACGTCGCCCATGGACGGCCGCTCCTGCCCGTAGTCCGCCAGGCACCTCACCGCCGTCTCCGCGAACTTGCGCAGCGAGTTGTCGTTCACCTGGGCGAGGACGATGCGCGggtcggcggccttggccagcTGCCCCCGCCGGTGGCACGCCACGGCCCACTCCGCCAGGTTGATCTGGTCGCGGTCCGGCGCCTGCTGGTCGATCACCGGGCGCGCGCACAGCACCTCGAGCAGCACCACCCCGAAGGAGTAGACGTCGGAGCGGTCCGTGAGCTGCTGCGTCCTGAAGTACTCCGGGTCCAGGTACCCGaagctgcccttcaccgccgtgcTCACGTGCGTCTCCCCGAAGGACGGGCCCACGCGGGAGAGCCCGAAGTCGGCCACCTTGGCGATGAAGCCGTCGCCGAGGAGGATGTTGGTGGACTTGACGTCGCGGTGGATGATGTTGTCGGAGTAGCCCGTGTGCAGGTAGTGCAGGCCCCTCGCCGCGCCGATGCAGATCTCCAGCCGCTGCTTCCAcgacagcgccggcggcggcgaggaggagtcgGAGTCGCCGGAGCCGGACCCCCCGTAGTACAGGTGGCTCCGCAGCGTGCCCATCTCCATGTACTCGTACACCAGGATCATCTCCGCCTGCTCGTTGCAGTAGCCGATCAGGGACACCAGGTGGCGGTGCCGGATGCGGGACAGCACCACGATCTCCGTCTGGAACTCGGGGAGGCCCTGCTTGGAGGCGCGCGTCGCGCGCTTCACCGCCACGCGGGTGCCGTCGCGGAGCACGCCGCGGTACACGTTGCCGAACCCGCCCACGCCGATCAGGTTGCGCTCGTGGAAGTTGTCCGTGGCCGCCTTGAGCTCCTCCAGCGGGATGTGGAGCTGCTGCGTGCCCACCCTCTGCTGCACCGCGCCCGTCGTACCCTCGCCGACAGACCGGCTCGACGGCTCCACGGGCCACCCGCCCGAGGAGCTGTCCTGTGTGTACGGCGACCAGGGCAGGGTGCTGGTGGCCTCCTTCTCCACCTCCGGCGCATGGGCATggcttctcctccgccgccgcagcaccatCAAGCACAGCGCGGCGCACGCGAGGACAGATGCGCCCAGCAGGGCCGAGAGGGTGATGATCAAGACCGTCTTCTTACTGCTGGCACCACGCGACCCTGTCTTCAACAAGCTCGAGTCCGAAGGTCTCAGCCGCATGATCTCCACCCCATTCAGAAAGCCACCTTCGTCGGCGCTGCTCTTGACCGACTTGCCGATGCTGACGGTGAGGTTCCCGCCGGTAATCGGCGCCGTGGCCGCGTAGTCTAGGTAGAAGGCACGGTTCGCCAGCGTCGCAATTGTTTTCGTCGGCATCAGGTCCGGGGTACCCATGTCTGGCCCGATGAAGACGTTGAACATGATGCCCACTCCGACGACGCTGCTCACCAGCTCGTAGTCGCAGAAGTGGAGACGGACGAGGTAGCCGGACCCCGGTTCCGCCGGGAAGCTCCACGTCACGTTGAAAAGCGGCGGCTGCAGCCATAGCCTCCCCGCCGACGCGTTCGTCGCGCGCTGCGTCTTGTAGATGATGTCCGGCGCCACCTCGCGGGTGTAGGGGGCGTCGTACACGATTGGGGTGTTGGTCGTGTTCACCATCGAGATCCCCGAGGGGCCGAAGAGGAAGGGGTCGTCGGGGAGCCAAGTCCGCCAGAGCGTGCCGTTCTCCTTGCTCACCAGGGGGCCGCCCACGTTGAGGCGGTACACCGTctccagcgcctgctgctgCCACTGGGCCATGTCGGCGTGCACCGCCGCGCCCACCGGCGTCACCGAGCTGTTCCACAGCAGCTCCGGTGGAGCCGGGAACATCTCGACAGCGTTGACGAACGCTGCCGAGCCGGTGTCCGGCGTGAACGTGATGCGGAAGTCGCCGGAGCCGCCTGCCGGGATGAAGAACTCCTTGACGACGCGGGCGCTCGGCGGCGAGAAGGAGGACAGTAGGGTGTACGCGTCCCGAACGGAGACCGAGAAGCTCGCGGAGTCGATGCTGACGCCGGATTGCAAGGCGGCGAAAGGGAAGAAGTGGAGGCGGAGGACGAGGAACACGGCGGCCTGCCCGGCGGAGTCGTCGGGGATGTGGAGCTTGTAGGAGAAGGCCGAACttgaggcgcgcgcggcggcataGAGCGGAGAGGCGGCGCTGTTGGCGTTGGCGTTCGTCAGCGCCTGGGCGCGCGAGGAGGTCAGGAACGGGTCGTCCTTGGTGAAGGTGCGGGCAGGGCTGTCCCGCGGGAAGGAGACGCTCGAGTCCGCGCCGCAGGCGAGGAAGAAGGTGAAGGCCGGGGAGAAGGCGGCGAGGGCGGTGTACGGGAGGAAGGTGACCaggaggaggatgacgaggacagCCATGGACGGAGGTGGTGGCCTGCAGGGCCTGGTAGTGGAGGCTGCGGGGGTGGCGGGAGATCGACGAAGGGGATAAGCAAGCAAGTGCGGCGAGGACGACCGAGCTGAGTGGTGTGTGGAGTCGGGCACGGggaaggtggacttggaatttgGATGGTGGGACTGGGACGTGGGAAATGGACGTACAGCACGGTGGAAACAGCGCGTGCTGGTCGAGTGTCGAATGGAGTGGACCGACGGAGAGCTAGCAGGAGACTTGGCTGGTTGCGTGTTGGGGGGTCAGCAATCCAAATTCCTTTGTGCGTCCACTGGTCACCCATGTGTTCCGTTCGGCTCAAAAGGCGGCTTGTATAGtcttgttttcttcttctttggagagagagaagaggatgGTCTCCATGATTGCTTGTATGTGACAAGACATGATTGCTTAACTGAGATTTGTACGGGTgtctttgtgtgtgtgtgtgcgcgcagCAAAGTGAACAGGAGCTTGACGGACGCCCAAGATAACATCAAGCATCTGCGTAGGTATTCATACTCATGTACATCAATAAATTTTGTGTGTGTTGCAGCTTCCAAACAACAAAATCCGTACAGCACCAAGATAGAAAACTTGAAAATTTCCTGAATAATGACTCCATTTGGTTGGAGACAGTCCATGCAAGTCATTGTGCATTCAGTTTAGTCACTAGTCTAACCTTGGTTAGACTCCACATTCCATTTTTGCGTGGTTGGTGTGCCAAGTTTTCAATATTTGGCCACTCCCCCCACCAGGCAGTTCGTTCAATTTCCCTTCCCAGAGTAGCGAACTTTACGGCAACCCAACCTCGTACAGTCGTACTACTGTACTAGTAGCCCTTAATAGGCCTAAATCTGCAAAGGCCCAAATTAAATCTTGTTTGTGACAAAACGGACAAGCAGGTCTCGGCCTGGTTGGCCCCACACGATCGATGCGGAAATTTTAGCAAGAACGTTGTCACATTGCTGTCCGTCTATGGAAGAAACCAATATGGGCTAGAAAGGCCCATAATTTCACCTTACGTACctcttttttttgaacgaaacACCTTATACATACCTCTAATTCTAAAGTTGACATCTACGTTACGTACACTTGATGATCATCAGTAAAAGTGACAGCCACGTTGCTGGCCGAACGCACCGAGCAAGCGATCAGTCCCTCTACAGATAAAACCCCGCCTCAACGAGTCGCTGCTGCTCCCTCCTCATGCCCTGATCCCAAAAGGTTTCGGTTCCGCGCCATGGTCCCTGGATCTCAAACCGGCCATTCCTTCCTTGCGCCACTAGCTACTTGCTCTCGCCGTCCATTCTGGCTCCTACTTCCCCTGCGCAAACTGCGGACGCGGAGAATACGAGCTCCATCAGGAGTTCAATGCTACAAGCACTTCTCTAGTTTTGAAAAAGAAATTGATGAAAAGAGAGAAGAGACCTCGACGATCGATCTGGCTGCCTGCCTCCAATTCGATCTAATTAAACCCTGGCGAACTCGCCCTCTCTGCAGACACCGACGTCGATGGTCATCCTCCGGTCCTTCCCCTTGGTCGGCGACGACACCACCCTGCAGCAGTTCCTCCTCGGAGCCTGCCATCAGCAAGTTTATTCAGAATTCAGATCGATGGATCGCTTTAATTTCCGAACTAAGCGAAGAATCGAAGCCACAACTGCATGCGAACTCCGTTAGTTACCCGTTTCCAGAGCCCCGGGTCGAGCTTCTTGAGCACGACGACGCGGTCCAGCAGCGCGGCGGGGTCCGGGATGCGCCAGCGGCAGGGCGTGGGCGGCACGCGGTGGCGCTCGTACTCGGTGACGGTGGtgttgctgcggcggcggtcgaggcGCGCCTGGCGCATGTAGTAGACCTGCGGGCGCTGGCACGGCTGGCGCGCCACGGGGCGCGTGTTGAAGGCGTAGGCCGTGTAGTCGGCGCGGCGGTACCAGTTGAGGAAGGTCCGCATGGGCGTCTCCATCTCCCGCGGCGACAGCACCccgcgcaccaccaccaccgcgaaCCCCCACGCCACCGACACCGTCCACTCGTTAGCggcgtcgtagcacacggcctGCTGCGCCACGGCTGCCGGGTCCAGAGCCACGGGGCCCTCGAACAGCCGCCGCAGCGCCCGCGTCCGCGACCGCACCGTCGGGAACACCGGCTGCAGGAAGTCGAGGTGGTGCAGCGTCACCAGCGGCGTCACCGGGTGCGCGCCAAGGAGCCCCAGCACGTCGCCCCACAGGTCGCACTGGTGG from Panicum virgatum strain AP13 chromosome 9K, P.virgatum_v5, whole genome shotgun sequence encodes:
- the LOC120647495 gene encoding probable receptor-like protein kinase At5g24010, yielding MASPPTACRLAVLLLGVLCSATAVAAARYAPADNHLLACGAEAPAVLPDGRRFVPDSGCASTRLRSPAPTLSSAAPPGSTPPPSPLHASARVFSCRASYDLAVRRRGHHILRLHFYPFGPALSASRFHVGAGGLLLLHNFTASSPVVKEFILPVDSDVVVLTFVPDSGSTAFINAIELLSAPEEIVGDIGTLVTSGGAAQIDGLSSQVFETLYRITIAGRKVTPFNDTLWRTWVNDADFLVGTDSANYKVWSFSGRIAYPKGSRQMTREVAPDNVYSSARSVKPGANVTWGFPVPAGSRYLVRMHFCDIVSKALYELYFNIYINGNLAVKDFDLSSSTGFLAYPYYIDFIVDVEGEGMLKLAIGGLKQSRSDEVSGILNALEIMRMNKTSGGMDGNFPIALDMEYGVSKGIGEFARSLLCGFIFAGLFVALVMLVLRLRTELRNNGTAWSWKPMDSGEGKLAKAYQLVPSKADY
- the LOC120647496 gene encoding probable receptor-like protein kinase At5g24010, whose product is MAVLVILLLVTFLPYTALAAFSPAFTFFLACGADSSVSFPRDSPARTFTKDDPFLTSSRAQALTNANANSAASPLYAAARASSSAFSYKLHIPDDSAGQAAVFLVLRLHFFPFAALQSGVSIDSASFSVSVRDAYTLLSSFSPPSARVVKEFFIPAGGSGDFRITFTPDTGSAAFVNAVEMFPAPPELLWNSSVTPVGAAVHADMAQWQQQALETVYRLNVGGPLVSKENGTLWRTWLPDDPFLFGPSGISMVNTTNTPIVYDAPYTREVAPDIIYKTQRATNASAGRLWLQPPLFNVTWSFPAEPGSGYLVRLHFCDYELVSSVVGVGIMFNVFIGPDMGTPDLMPTKTIATLANRAFYLDYAATAPITGGNLTVSIGKSVKSSADEGGFLNGVEIMRLRPSDSSLLKTGSRGASSKKTVLIITLSALLGASVLACAALCLMVLRRRRRSHAHAPEVEKEATSTLPWSPYTQDSSSGGWPVEPSSRSVGEGTTGAVQQRVGTQQLHIPLEELKAATDNFHERNLIGVGGFGNVYRGVLRDGTRVAVKRATRASKQGLPEFQTEIVVLSRIRHRHLVSLIGYCNEQAEMILVYEYMEMGTLRSHLYYGGSGSGDSDSSSPPPALSWKQRLEICIGAARGLHYLHTGYSDNIIHRDVKSTNILLGDGFIAKVADFGLSRVGPSFGETHVSTAVKGSFGYLDPEYFRTQQLTDRSDVYSFGVVLLEVLCARPVIDQQAPDRDQINLAEWAVACHRRGQLAKAADPRIVLAQVNDNSLRKFAETAVRCLADYGQERPSMGDVLWNLEYCLQLQETHVRRDAFEDSGAVGAQFPDDVVVPRWVPSSSTSFLTTGDTDETAVSVTDVGGVNSKVFSQLSSGEGR